The Myxocyprinus asiaticus isolate MX2 ecotype Aquarium Trade chromosome 19, UBuf_Myxa_2, whole genome shotgun sequence nucleotide sequence atttttttggaaGATATATAAGACAAGTGCATTAATTTGCTGCAAACAGAGCATGAATGTTGAACTtaagattaaaaatatatttatatatttaaatataaagtcTTGTGTGGAGAAATATGTTTCGCCTCATCTGAATGGTTCGTGAACACCGCATGACTTTACATATTCTCTGTTTGTTCTGAGTCTATTGGTGAAAAATCTATTGAGGTTGGGGGAGTTCATGCATGTCACACTTGTGGTATATTAATGTGTTTTCTGCGGCTGAATCGGGCAATCAGCCATTTACAACACAGAGTGCCTTTTCTCTTAGACATATCTAGTCTTTCTTTCACTGAAATACACTTTAGATAGTTTAAGCACAGACTTTGGTGTTCAGTTTTGAGTGAAATAATCGTCTTTTCAACCTTTTTGTAGTGTTATGACATTGTCagtattaaaggtgaagtgtataatttctgcactaAAGTAAATTCTCCCGCTTGCCATTGGTCACTCAAACAGATAACCCAGCCCCAAATttcgagaaggatatagctgcagccAAATCACCatcaaagatatagggagcccccaacctaaccctttccctaaccctttCCTTAACCCTGGAatttggcgcaacccccttttggagtaccATTCCCCTTTCTGGAGTagccccgccctcttttggagattttgccccatttggagatcttcAGCCTGCAGCTGTACCTACCTGTCAATTTCCCCCGTATTTCGgcatgtatgggcacgtgtgaccTCCTGTTTCCAGGTGAAACATCTACAGAGTGACACCAAAAGCATGTTGAatgtttagttgtaaattatgtaatatatttaacaggaatacatattttatcaactctaccacctaacccaaatcccaaccctaagcctaactgtcagtgaagtaaaaatacaattttacagtgaaactgaatcACACTCACCATGGTTCATGTACAGAGAGCAGAAAGCACATGGGATTAGGCATTTACGTAATTTAACATTGCGTAATTTGCTTTTAATTGTTTTCATTAGGCTGTAATGGGTCATTTATTAGCTGTATTACAGAAAGTTCCCACCTGCCATGATATAGCATATATGCCAACCAATATGTGTAAAGCATATAGATGTTTTAATGTGTGATTCTCCAGTTTCTGGTCCTGAGTAATGCCAGGAACCCGGTTTTGGCAGCATTTCAAAGCAGTGCATGGCAAAGTAAAGCAGGTTAGCACAGCTGACTTAAATAAAAGCCCCGGAGGCAACTGGAATATTAGCACCACTCAACACTAATTACACCTCTCTAACATGGCTCATAATTAGTCTTGTCAAAAAGAAATGTGATTATTGGAGAACTATGTATTTTCACATCCATACAAATGGCAGTATCCATGACCTCTGCTGCTCTGGCCAAGATTTGCCCCCAGCCCCCATCCCTTCAGCAAattaagttttcatttttggggtgaaacatCCTTTTAAGTACTAGTGAAACAAGCAGAGAGGATGCAGAATGTCTAATCACTGGGCATGTCTCATCACTGAAGACCGGTTATGGCATGAATCCTTTTGCACAACCCCATGAAGCAGAGGAAGTGTTGATTAATGATAAGTGTGCTTAATTACTTTTCCTTTGCTTTTAGGTGAGTGTTGTAAGCAGCACTCACCATTTCTGAGAATTCAGGATTTAATCACTGTATACACACAATGTAAATTTTAGTCACATCTGTGAGTGTGGGTTAGTGACACACAGACATTTCCATAGACCCCTCTGTGACCAACTGTGTGTTTTTcaacattgtggctgatttatttattttatttgacaaataaaaaataaaaaaattgctctgtttttagactttcccattcattttctatggTCGGTCAGTTCTGACCACGAACAGCAAAGgagtcaattttttttattaacattaagaCTTACAGTATCATATCAAGTccaatttgtgtgtgtttgcacatggATTCAGATGGCAGTGGAGGAAAATTCACAAAGTCTTGTAACACTCAGATAAacgaaaccatttttattacatctgaAAACGTTATTTCGTTCAAAGACGACCAAACAGAATAAGTCATTCATGACCTAGTTCTTTGTTATAAATACAAAAGTAACAAAGGAAAAGCAGCATCTGTTTGTGGATAAAAGGACACAAGTGGGCAAGGAAACATCAAGATCAGTTCCAAATaactacaacaataaaaacctcactgaaataattataataataatgaaaaaagtgTATAAAAAATCAAACCTTTCTTTGAGTCTCAtaacatttaagtaaaaaaaattataataataaccacttctttaaaaaaattgagAAAACCTGCTATCGGTGAGACGAGGCAGTCTTCAGCTTGGCTCAGTGTCAAGTATGTTTAAGTTTATTGAGTAAATATATCAAGGGAGAAAGAATATCTCTGCAGGTAGGCAATAACATTTCACAGTGACATTATAAACAGGCAAGTGTAAGTGTGTGGTCACTCTTTGGTGTGGTAAAATTCAAACCTTGGCtgcttatattttgttttatcagTGCTTTTGTAATGTTAAGGATTATGAGAAAAACAGAAAGGCAAAGTGAGGAAGATAGACATAGAGGTGTATTGATGGTTTACTTTGAATAAACTGATAGGACAAGGTAACTCCTTATAAACAATTtcacattgtaaaaataacaaaaaatatcaaaacacacATTTTACGTAAAAGAACTGATATTATATTGTGTACTTTAAAAGGCTGGGTCTAGAATATGTCTCAGCCTTATAATGGCTTGGTTGAAAACAGTTTATCTTGTTCATAAAGTACATGAAATGGCTCCATGTTAATTATTTTTGGTATCCTGACATTAAAGCCTCAACGCACGATACATCTGCCATTATCTCTGTGGATGAGCACCTCACCATATTTGGCTCTGATCTATCAGAGTAGCttacagtcaaagtaagtttaaAGGTTGAGTCAGGCTATGGTAATAGTGTGGACTTAGCCTGCCATCTGGTGGTTGCTTAGAGACAGGATTTCAAAAAATTTGCATCCTAATTGAAAACATATCAGGTCTATATGGTATGAATAAACTCAAAGATGTGActaaaatgtgacataaaaaaataacaaaacaaacaaacaacaaaaaaaaaacaatcagtaaTTGAAAACCCCATATAGGCTGACCAGTATTCTGAATTTTGGGGGGGACATGTCTGTGGGCCcttaaactgataaaaaaaaaaaaaaaacggcttaaCCCTCCTATGCTATTCAAAAATGGCACCTCCTTTTGGtatttttgatgataaaattttttCAACCAAatgattatttgtcaaagtttagcattttacatttgatttgaagtgtcagtttttgcaatgtcATTATCCTtgtcatcaaacctgaccatggtgttacaaagagaagacacagaataagaatttttctaccaataatttatttcaaacataaaaatgtaataaatcaaactaaattaataataatgtcaagaaaattaacttcatgaaacagaaatgaactgcaaaattcagaaaattcagAGTATaaatcagaagaatcagagtaaacattttgcagttTCAAGCTTTCTATagttaacatttattttgcaaatgtgtgtgtgtgtgtgtgtgttgtgtgccagattgctgtcatcagctggaaaacaacagatgatttgtaatgccaacaatgaccaaaagatggctgtagagctgCACTTATTGATGCCATGgttctctgtgtgtgttctgcattgtgttaTCGTCTCAACCCTTCAtttttgagtgtgtatgtttagcaTTGTGGTGGATTTGTTGGTTTTaattgacaaatgtaaaaaaaaaaaagcgtgttAAAGTCTCACCAGTccattcgtgtgtgtgtgtgttttgtattgaggatgttttagagtctcaccctgtaatttctgtccgtttttttctgcattgtggctgatttattgattgtatttgacaaatcAAAAAAACAATTGCTCTGtgttttggtctttcccattcattttcaatggtcggtcaattttgaatGCAAAGACCAAAGGTGTTGCTTTTTTTACAACCACTTAAACTTATCCAATGAagcccatttttttatttttttatttatttgttttatgttcagatggcaaatggaggaaaagtcaccaagtcttgtactgctcagataaaggaaaacatttttattaaatttaaaaaatatatattttggtcaaaaatgaccgaataacCACAGGAGGGTTAACCCCAGACTTCATCTGCTCATTTGAATGACTGCACCATCCATAATATCTAAATATGAGTGGTCATGGCTATGATTGTTAGGTTGCCAGTTTTCAAGGATGCACAAAATTTCATGTTTATCTGTGTGAAAAAGGAATAAAGGTACAGTAAGAAACACAATGTTTGCTTTTCtgcaaaataacattttttgTTAAGGTACAGCTTTTGAAAATAATTACACAGCAATACAAAGACAGGTGAAACTTTTGCTTTTCTAAAtgcaaacacaataataataataataataaatcattaagTGACCATTTAACAGACATGCTATGTAAATCCTCAGCAACATATTTAACAAgcattaaatatactgtacagttttACCTGTATTCGTGCCTCTCGAAACCTTAGGCCGTGtccacacaatacatttttggttgaaaacgtTTGGTTTTCTATTTCCCAAGTTTGCAATATTAGAAAGTTTtttttcgaaagtctccattttcggtggaggaaaatgctgctccagtgtggatgagaggcataaacatagcaaaaatcaatgtgttttcaatctCAATTGAAACCAGTTGTTGTTTTAGAAGTATATCGTTTTATAAGACCATATTTCAGAATGATTGCTGCAAGCATGGCCAACATTATACTTCTGCCCTGGGGCATCTTGCTTGGATTTTTCAAACCAAAAACTTGACTTCTGATTAATGAGCATTCAATATGTGAATtcagtacttaaagggatagttcacccaaaaattaacattctctcatcatttactcaccctcattccatcccagatgtgtatgacttactttcttctgcagaacacaaatgaagacttttagaagagtatttcagctctgtaggtccatacaatgcaagttaatggtggccagaactttgtaggtccaaaaagcacattaagcaAGCATTAAAggaacccatatgactccagtggttaaatctatttcttcagaagttatatgataagtgtgggtgagaaacagatcaatatttaagtccttttatactataaattctcctccctgcccagtaggtggcgatatgcacaaataatgcgaatcaccaaaaacaaaagatgaatgtgaaagtaaaagtggagatttatagtaaaaaaggagttagatattgatctgtttctcacccacaattatcatatcgcttctgaagacatggatttaaccactggaatcgtatggattacttttatgctgcctttatgtactttttggaccttcaaagttctggccaccacacACACCATTCATATtgaatggacctatagagctgagatattcttctaaaaatctttttttatgttcagcagaagaaagaaagtaatacacatctgggatggcatgtaaatgttgagaacattttcatttttgggtgaactatccctttataattTCTTGCTGCACTGTCCATAACCTATGTAGAGGCTATGACAATCTCATAGTGTGTAACATACATTTATGTGTGTTGATATCATTACgaagaactgttttaaaggggtTTCTGGTCCTCctcgtgtacacacacacacacacacacaccacttttCACCGCTTCTCCAGTTTCTTAAACTTGGCCTCTGTGAATGAACACACATAGAAccattacaatttaaaatttgTCAGGAAACATGCACCCCCTAAACAACAATGTATTTTTCTGTAAAAAGGCCAATACAAATGTAATTCAGGTGTATGACTAACATGCacatacattaaaatgtaaaggAGAAACAAAAACAATACTTAGAATAATTCACTACACATCTGTGTTATTATATGAATGTTATAAAAGGTGAGGTCttttatagagcacattttaCAGATGGTTGACCAGACATCAGAAAAGAAACATAAGCATCTAGTTTGGTCTGATAGCGCCATCTAATGTACATTTAATCATCAATGTTCAGTGATCagttaaaaggtgaagtgtgtaatttctgcacaaatAATGATAGTTCTGATAGTGCTACAGGTCCAGAGTTTTTACACTCCTCATGAAGTAAACATAGCAATGACTAACTTATAGTGgtttctgcacattaagctgggatagtagaaattatttgaacaaaaatttACAAACTTCCCTTTTAATCATTTGAAGGTCGTGAGGTGTCTATATAAAAACATTAAGAaacataaaaacacttttaaaccCAGAGTACTTGTATATAGGAAGCATTTTGTACTTACCCAGTTTCTTTGAGTATGTGTCTAGTTTATAAGCAGCCTGCTCTAGAGCTGTAACCTGCTCCTCTATCTGATTAATCTGATCCAAGTAGGGCTGCAAACTGGCATCTAAAGCCAAAAATAAGAACTGATGTTAAAGAGAACGTACTTTAAAGTGATAAACATTTGGTTTGGAGTTTAGTATATGTGCTAACTGAGAACATTTTAACCCTTTTTATCACTATCAGCATGCAGAGAAAATCACTGGCAGTTTGAGTGCTGCTGTAAATATACTTCCTACAGTTTTTTTTAAGCAGAACAGTGTGATGTGACAAtcaatattacaaaaaaaaacgtcacttaaatgtcatatttaattaatataaacagTAAGATCTGTGACAGTGTATGCTAGTGAGAACTCACATTTCTGATTGAGGTCTTGCAGATTGCGGCTGATGTTGATTGATATGTCCTTCATCTCCATGTACTTCAGACTGGTGAGCTTGTTCATGTTCTCCAGGAGTTTATAGTCCTCGCAGGTGGCTgagtaaacagcaaaaaaaataatactaataataaaaaggaaaggaaaaaaatgactgatcataaagatgaagtcagaagtttacatacaccttagccaaatacatttaaactcagttttttataattcctgacatttaatcgtagaaaacattccttgtcttaggtcagttaggatcactactatattttaagaatgtgaaatgtcagaataatagtagagagaatgatttatttcagcttttatttctttcatcacattcccagtggttcagaagttaccatacactttgttagtatttggtagcattgcctttaaattgtttaacttggttcaaatgttttgggtagccttccacaagcttctcacaataagttgctggaattttggcccattcctccagacagaactggtgtaactgagtcaggtttgtaggcctccttgcacgcACACGCATTatagttctgtccacaaattttctattggattgaggtcagggctttgtgatggccactccagtaccttgaatttgttgtccttaagccactttgccacaactttgaaggtatgcttggggtcattgtccatttggaagacccatttgtgacgagCTTTAACTACCTGGCTGATGTCGTGAGATGTTGATTCAATGATATCCACatacattttccttcctcatgatgccatctattttgtgaagtgcaccagtccctcctgcagcaaagcacccccacaacatgatgctgccacccccatgcttcacggctgggatggtgttcttcggcttgcaagcctcaccctttttcctccaaacgtaatgatggtcattatggacaaacagttcaatttttgattcatcagaccagaggacatttctccaaaaagtaagatctttgtccccatgtgcacttgcaaactgtagtctggctttttatggcagttttggagcagtggtttctttcttgctgaacagcctttcaggttatgttgatataggactcgttttactgtggatatagatacttgtctacccgtttcctccagcatcttcacaaggtcatttgctgttgttctagggtTGATTTGcagttttcgcaccaaactacgttcatctctgggagacagaatgcatctccttcctgagcggtatgatggctgtgtggtcccatggtgtttatacttgcgtactattgtttgtacagatgaacgtagtaccttccggcgtttggaaattgctcctaatgatgaaccagacttgtagaggtccacaattttttttctgaggtcttttctgatttctttcgattttcccatgatgtcaagcaaagaggcactgggtttgaaggtaggccttaaaatacatccacaggtccacctccaattcagtacacctcctatcagaagctaattggctaattgcctaaaggcttgacatcgttttctggaattttccaagctgcttaaaaacacagttaacttagtgtatgtaacttctgacccactggaattgtgatatagtcaattaaaagtgaaacaatctgtctgtaaacaattgttggaaaaattactcgtgtcatgcacaaagtagatgtcctaaacgacttgccaaaactatagttataGTCATAACTAACTGCGAAAAATAAAGAAGTTCTCCTCATTCACCTAAAAGACTATTTTATGACTTTCTGCTAAAATATCTTAGTTAGAAGAGTTAGTGCGGCTATTGCAAAACCGTGATTATTTTCATAAGGGATACTAAACATTTTAGGCATACACAAAGAGCCATTAAAAATATTGAAGAAACCAGCTTATGACTGTACATGTGTGTTGAAACAGAGATGAGCCATGTTATTATTCTCTTCTTATTACCTGTGAGCTCTCCATGTAAGAAAACTGACATCTTGTCAAACATGTCTCTACAGAGCTCATTGATATCAGGTTCAGCAGGCTCAGTGGCCTCTTCCGCAGTCTCCACTCCTCCATCATCTGTAACAGACAGCAAacacataaagggatagttcacccaaaaattaaaatactctcatcatttactcaccctcatgccttcccaaatgtgtatgactttctttcttctactgaatacaaactaagatttttagaagaatatctcagctctgtaggtccgaacaatgcaagtaaatgataatcagaactttgaagctccaaaagaacataaaggcagcataaaagtaatccataaaactccagtgttttaatccatgtcttctgaagcaatccaatcagttttgggtgagaagagaccaaactgtaattcctttttttttttttttttacttatcttgccattgcattctctaggcaaaacactagatggcgctaggaagtgtaatcaagctagaaatcatgatcgccaaggagactgcggaTGTcaacatttatggtgaaaaaggagtcatattttggtctgttctcacccagaacgactggatcacttctgaagatatagatttaaccactggagtcttatggattacttttatgctgcatttatatgctttttgaagcttcaaagtttctgtcaccattcacttgcattgtgaggacctacagagctgagatattcttattcagtagaatatcatagagaaaatcacatctgggatggcatgagggggagtaaaggttgagagaattttcagttttgggtgaactaaccctttaagatgcACCTcgaaacctagtaagctgcctagcTATACATCATAGGCACATCCAGGATGTGCAGTATCCCCAATGCCCAAAATACTACTATGACAGCCCAGCTACACGctttacacaaaacaaacccTTCTTTTTGTCAACAGTGACTTGCACACAGCCTGACTTGTTTACAAGAGGAACTCACTGTTGTTGCTGGGTCTTTTTGGGGCAGGTGCCTGACTCTCTGTCCCGTCGTTTATACCCGCATCTATCCTGTGATCGGGCTCGGTAAGTGGAGCGGGTGCTCTAGAGATGCTTTCCATCGCCGCGGCCTCCTCACCCGTTGCAGCCATTTTCACCTCACATCATCACATGACAAGAACCACTTTCACGTGACTGttcatttcctcttttttttcttaacacGAATCATTCAAAATATGGTGAAACGAAACAAACAGCAGGCGTATTGTTCATGCCTTGAAGTTTCAGGTGTATTATTAAgacatatttataaatgtataaatattgcaTGCTCAGACTGGTTTCTCCTCTGTCTTAAAGACTTACTTGACTAAAAGATTAGGTTATTAGGGTATTCATTAATAAAGTATGTGTCAAAATACGTGATTTTACACAGAGATAAAGGTGGGGCTGTGTGAAGTAGGCGAGGCAATGCGATTTAAAAAAAGTGAAGCAAAGAACAATtagttattttaattgtatttccgGTCTAATGCCtttcaaaataatgaataattactaGACTGGAACTGCCCTCTTTCTTTTTGTGCAGCATGTATGTTATACATATGCACGGAGTGGGGAAATATTTCCAAAAGTATGAGATTTGACTTGGACTTTTATAAATATTAACTGAAAATTAAGGCAAATATAATTATTGTTCAAGGTGATAAATAACAATCAACTATTAAATCTGAATCAACTCATACCTCTTTCTAGTGCGATTTATTGGTGCTATTCAGATTCAGGATCTTGAAAGTCTAACATACTCAGCATAGGCCTACTATATGATAACCTGCATAGACTATACTTAATTTTCCCTTAAGAAAAATGTAATATAGTTGAATTGCATTATGCAGTGCACAGTGAACCATATTTTACTTGTTTTCATGCACAGACTATTAAGGGTCAGGGATATATTTTATTCATGCTTTGCTCTGTATGGTGATTAAAACTGATTTATTTAAGTATTATGCAAAAGCACGTTAGCATTTGTGAGTCGGTTAATTGCATTATTATTCaagtacattatttaaaaatgtattgtttatttgatgaatacaaataaatactgtttttatttatatatatatatattgtgtgtgttcattgtcactaaataattatgatgtatatttatttacatgcttttttttttttttttttttttttttaaactacgcggcctttattttgaaaagtggtGTACTCTGCTTCCTCCTAGAGAGCTATCGGTGTCGCCAGCTTCACCCAGGCCTGGTGTTGCCCACTCTCAGCCCCGCTGCCCTCCGCATGTTACGGGAATCCATCGTGACAGGATACCAGCAGCACCAGTGACTGTAAACATGGCGGCGTGCACAGCCAGATGCCTGTGCTATGTGCCTCCTTACTGAAGCCGCGATCATCGACACACTTCCATGATGGAGACCGAGGAGGAGCAGCACATGACCACGCTGTTATGCATGGGCTTCCCAGACCCGGTGGCCATCCGGAAAGCCCTGCGCCTGGCCAAGAACGACATCAACGAGGCTGTCGCGCTGCTCACCAACGAAAGCCCGGGACTCGGATACGGCTACGAGCCGATGGAAAGCGGCCCTTCCCCGGGCTCCGGCCACAGCGGCGACGG carries:
- the LOC127410416 gene encoding biogenesis of lysosome-related organelles complex 1 subunit 2-like encodes the protein MAATGEEAAAMESISRAPAPLTEPDHRIDAGINDGTESQAPAPKRPSNNNDGGVETAEEATEPAEPDINELCRDMFDKMSVFLHGELTATCEDYKLLENMNKLTSLKYMEMKDISINISRNLQDLNQKYASLQPYLDQINQIEEQVTALEQAAYKLDTYSKKLEAKFKKLEKR